The Daucus carota subsp. sativus chromosome 2, DH1 v3.0, whole genome shotgun sequence genome includes a window with the following:
- the LOC108209424 gene encoding N6-adenosine-methyltransferase MT-A70-like yields the protein MEDRETEMKEKLESKIGKLHSAQMDLIASLQVQVPDIVSEIDLSLKVISSYGGKPYTPLAKTPLPIPTKPPKIAKTQFKSVLNLKNEVVSQSSGAKQESFKGLSKSNEVPGGGDGERLSLDRIGGGGKSSLSIVRYMVAVCLLERVPFTPIDSSTVLMKLENNVSGSNEEKAALRELGGDSGGIVGVEKALRSIAEENGGVELEEFVVSGKSRVMVVEIDRVRLVKELPESKQQAVKNEGNLSQGQQAATIGGGGGEFNNNNNGMFGMGGPMGRAPDVWMGPGDPHFPGMPPMFPGSGGPGAMMGPRGGPRGMAGMMMHRPPMGPNGQFGGPSPTSIKPRSEEDDLKDLEALLNKKSFKEMQKSKTGEELLDLIHRPTAKETAVAAKFKSKGGSQVKEYCSALTKEDCRRQSGSFFACEKVHFRRIIAPHTDVNLGDCSFLDTCRHMKTCKYVHYELDSTPDISQVMMGIPQKTLKPQRAEYCSEVELGESQWINCDIRNFRMDILGQYGVIMADPPWDIHMELPYGTMADDEMRTLNVPALQTDGLIFLWVTGRAMELGRECLELWGYKRVEEIIWVKTNQLQRIIRTGRTGHWLNHSKEHCLVGIKGDPIVNRNIDTDVIVAEVRETSRKPDEMYPMLERISPRTRKLELFARMHNTHAGWMSLGNQLNGVRLVDEGLRARFKAAYPEVEVQPQSPPRASAMEVDSSAPQPRNMFKGGESTSTSAQFADDRAPEAAYAPDKKPVNVDAEMTS from the exons ATGGAGGACAGAGAAACAGAGATGAAAGAGAAGCTAGAATCAAAAATAGGCAAATTACACAGTGCCCAGATGGATCTTATTGCTTCTCTTCAAGTTCAAGTCCCTGATATCGTTTCTGAAATTGATCTTTCACTCAAAGTCATATCTTCTTATGGTGGTAAGCCTTATACACCTTTAGCTAAAACCCCACTTCCAATTCCTACTAAACCCCCCAAGATAGCAAAAACCCAGTTCAAATCTGTGCTGAATTTGAAGAATGAGGTTGTTTCGCAGTCTTCTGGGGCGAAACAAGAGAGTTTTAAGGGTTTGAGTAAGTCGAATGAGGTTCCGGGTGGTGGGGATGGGGAAAGATTGAGTCTCGATAGGATTGGGGGTGGGGGTAAGAGTTCGCTGTCAATTGTTAGGTATATGGTGGCTGTTTGTTTGTTGGAGAGGGTTCCGTTTACGCCTATCGATTCATCGACTGTGTTGATGAAATTGGAGAATAATGTTAGTGGGAGTAATGAGGAGAAGGCTGCGTTGAGGGAGTTGGGTGGGGATTCAGGGGGGATTGTTGGTGTGGAAAAGGCGTTGAGGTCAATAGCAGAGGAGAATGGTGGGGTGGAGTTGGAGGAGTTTGTTGTGAGTGGAAAGTCCAGGGTTATGGTTGTGGAGATTGATAGGGTGAGGTTGGTTAAGGAGTTGCCGGAGAGTAAACAACAGGCTGTTAAGAATGAGGGGAATTTGAGTCAGGGTCAGCAGGCAGCGACAATAGGAGGGGGAGGGGGTgagtttaataataataataatgggaTGTTTGGAATGGGGGGGCCGATGGGTAGGGCTCCGGATGTGTGGATGGGACCTGGGGATCCGCATTTTCCAGGAATGCCGCCGATGTTTCCTGGGAGTGGAGGTCCAGGTGCAATGATGGGTCCAAGGGGTGGACCAAGAGGAATGGCGGGAATGATGATGCATAGGCCTCCAATGGGTCCTAATGGACAATTTGGTGGACCTAGTCCGACTTCCATAAAACCCAGGAGTGAAGAAGATGATTTGAAGGATCTTGAAGCATTACTTAATAAGAAGTCCTTTAAGGAAATGCAGAAATCGAAAACTGGAGAGGAGTTGTTGGACCTCATTCATCGACCTACTGCCAAGGAAACTGCTGTCGCGGCTAAG TTTAAAAGCAAAGGCGGTTCCCAAGTAAAGGAGTATTGCTCAGCTCTTACCAAAGAAGATTGTAGGCGTCAATCTGGTTCCTTTTTTGCGTGTGAGAAG GTTCATTTTCGGCGCATAATTGCCCCTCATACTGATGTTAATCTCGGGGACTGCTCCTTTCTGGATACATGCCGACACATGAAG acTTGTAAGTATGTTCATTACGAGCTGGACTCAACTCCAGATATATCACAAGTGATGATGGGTATACCTCAAAAGACACTCAAGCCTCAACGTGCCGAATATTGTTCAGAAGTTGAGCTTGGTGAATCGCAGTGGATAAACTGTGACATTCGTAACTTCAGAATGGATATCTTAGGCCAATATGGAGTTATAATGGCAGATCCACCGTGGGACATTCATATGGAATTGCCTTATGGAACTATGGCGGATGATGAAATGCGTACCCTTAATGTTCCTGCTTTGCAGACTGATGGTTTGATATTTCTTTGGGTAACTGGACGGGCAATGGAGCTTGGACGAGAATG TCTAGAACTTTGGGGGTATAAGCGCGTGGAAGAGATCATCTGGGTGAAAACTAATCAACTTCAGCGAATAATCAGAACAGGACGCACAGGCCATTGGCTCAATCATAGCAAGGAGCATTGCCTTGTTGGAATAAAAGGAGATCCAATTGTGAATAGGAACATCGATACTGATGTAATTGTTGCTGAGGTTCGAGAAACAAGCCGCAAGCCAGACGAG ATGTACCCGATGCTCGAGAGGATAAGCCCAAGGACAAGAAAGCTAGAGCTGTTTGCTCGAATGCATAACACACATGCAGG GTGGATGTCACTAGGTAATCAGCTGAATGGAGTCCGGTTGGTTGATGAAGGGCTTCGAGCAAGGTTCAAAGCTGCATATCCAGAGGTTGAGGTCCAACCTCAGTCTCCTCCTAGGGCTTCTGCCATGGAAGTGGACTCTAGTGCGCCTCAACCACGAAATATGTTTAAAGGGGGTGAATCAACATCAACATCAGCACAGTTTGCAGATGATAGAGCTCCAGAGGCAGCCTATGCCCCTGACAAAAAACCAGTAAATGTTGATGCGGAGATGACAAGCTAA